tGCTGATTTGCTGATGGTTTGTCCATAGATCTACTCAGCATTGTTGTATTTGCAGCAAAACTTGCTATTTGGGGTGAAGCAATAGAAGACGCATTGTCTAAACACTCTGAACTAGATTGGCTCAGAGCCGATGTTAGGCTTTGTTGCATGAACCCAAACATCTTTGGTAAatctataacaacaaaaattgaaaaaggaaATACAtgtagcatatatatatatatatatatatatatatatatatatatatatatatatatatatatatatatatatatatatatatatatatatatatatatatatatatatatatatatatatatatatatatatatatatatatatatatatatatatatatatatatatatatatatatatatatatatatatatatatatatatatatatatatatatatatatatatataaatcataagCATTTTCCAAATATctcatataataaataaactttacatAACTGAGCTAAGAAAACATATATAAGcacattttaaaaacgtttttgtcAAAAGTGCAAAGAAGCTAAACTTATCATCATTCAATTTACATACTATTTGTTTCATTCGTtcatattctattttaaaatgagCATGTTCTTCTGCCTGTATAGTCATAGCAGCAATTTCTGTAGGGTATAAACATTCTGATATTTAGATATATCTAACAAATTATTAGTTGCAcaaatttaaatgattcaaatagtgtcaattatcaattttatcaaaatgagGTGTATTAGCTGATTATGTAGAatttgtatatatgttaaaaatttaaattaaacaattttttaaactacccAATAATTCAAATTCTGtttgttttgattaaattaataataaaataaaaatactataaacaaGAGGAAATATTATAAAGCAATTAACAAAAATCCGTTAACTAATAATGAAAAGGTTAAACATTACCATCACGATATTTTTGTACAGTGGAAGCCAATAGCTTGCACTTCAAACAACTTGAAGATGTTGGTAATCTTGCAGTATTTGGAGATTTTAACATAGCTGTAACAGTTTGTGATTGTGAAAACCAGGGCATTTTATCCAGGTTTTCGCTATCCATTTCATTTTCATTATAACAATTGCTTGAAATAGCTGATAAAATCCTTTTGTTGAAGGATTTTGCTGCATAATCTTCCGTCTGAGATTATTAATTAGAAAACAATTAGACATTTGTAATAAGTGTGTTAATGTTgacatttcattttttgatagtatattctatTCATAATCAAGAGATGTGACACATACACAATAGTACACAAACAGAAACTGTACAACAGCGCtcgaaataatttttcaaaacttgccgatcaaatgtgattttttaccaaaattagGATAATTCccattgaatttttaaaaactttctttaaaatagCTGATCATTGATTGATGATAGGTTGTCATTTCAAGCACTGGtacaagtatataaaaaatataaggaGCTTCGTTCTAAAAGTACTTAAGTCACAAAAAACAAGATAGAGAGACAAAGCGAgagaaaacttattttaaatttaatcatatttttatattgtctttttgtttttaaaatttaaatatccataaaaattacaaacaaacgaattataaaatttttattattaaacaaaaagacaAATTGATATATTGATAACAACAAAGTTtcttgaaatcttttttttttacacatttaattactataattactaagctattaaaataaaaaatataatttatatgtacaAAACCAGATTGAAACTACACTAACCTTctgctttaatttattttctgagTTACaaacatacatttttaatttcttggaaGCAGACTCTTCATTGAATAAAACACGATGACTTTCATTTGATGAAGAAGGACTCTTACTAATATCTGAatcaaaattatctttttctgtccaatatttattttcttctttgcTCAAATCTATTCGCTTGTCTAAGAAAAATATTGATGagattctataaaaatattaatgagattctataaagaaacaaagtaAATTGcccataataatatattaactaagtatttttacCACTAATTGAAAGAACACGTCCATCGTGTGAAGACCATCCTTCTGAAGGTACCTTCTTTTTTTCGTCCATCCATTTGACCTTGCCGACTCGTTTATCGTCAGTAAGCATTCGCTTGTCACTAACAGCAATTGAAGGCACAATTGAAGTTTGCTGGCTGTTCACCCAAAACACCAAAGCGTAACTCATCTTCAAGTCaggaattaatatattttataacaactataaaaaaaaatttgttgggACACTTTTcacacaaaatataaataaaaacaacttttaaaaaactaactagcactttacttaaaaaaaatagttacaacTTATTTGACATATTAGTAATATGTCAAATAAGTTGTAACtggttttttagtaataataactatttattttgtaataataataattactatttattttgctcttaaataaacataaatgaaaaagGTACCAAGCCTTAGAAGACTTgaactaaaaactaaaacttggtACCTTTTTCCTGCCtcgaataattaaaattttccaattctaaatttccttattatccaatttatcaaattgtttaaaattaactttggGGGGAGAAGGGGTATGACAACACCTATCTGGCCTGACACtgagcaaaataaataaacaataccAAATGTAAGTATATGATATCatctttatttctattattattaactataaaagaaataatagtttgttataattaaataaagaaaataattttagaaaaattggttatagaaattgattataaaaaataccttgtaataataataacaatgattttttaaatgaaacatttttataaactcaACAAAccttaaaattatatataatatttaggaTAGCTAGAATAAGATACATGatgcataataaaaacaaacacaatTTACAttcaagtaaataaagaaagcatcaaatttatacaaacagattaaataaaatggaattTGGAACTATTTAGTCAATTTCCCATTGATTGGGCAGGAAGCAAACATAAGATGTTACAAGAGAAAACAcatttaaaggtaaaaataaaaacttttgctgAATTTCATTAGCAAGCATGGCTTCCAAAGTATTACTGTTAGAACCAGTAGTTGTCATAATATGTCTACATATAGCATGATGAGATAGAAATGCACATCTCCCTGTAGTGAGTTTAATCAAGAATACATAACACTCATTGTTAACAATAACAAATGAGCTAACAAGACAGAATATATTATCTCGCACAACTACACAGTAATTAATTCTACTACAACTCCTAACATACTGCTGACTATGCACCATTTGGCCATTAACAACTGCTCTTTTGAAAAATGCTAACTGATCTGGAACTACATTAGGCAAAAATATCTCTGAAGCATGTTTTTCAGCATTGGTTAAAAGCTTATACTTTGATGcaccaaaatattttacattttctgtGCTAACAGCTTTTCGAGATGTGCTTATTCTAgataaacatttatcaaaaaatttaaaaacagattcCGGtacagtatttaaataattagcaCCTATAATTGGCAAATTTCTGTAAAGCGTAAAGGTACGACATATCCGAAGTGGTACGCTTTATTTACCCTTCGGATATGTCGTACCTTTACGCTTAAAAAGGTCCAACAAAAAACCATTGCTGTTTTCAAACATGAAGCTAGAAATGCCCATAATAGACCCCACTCACGAACAGTAGAAGAAATATGCTGTAACAAATGAATATTATAAGTCATATAATCAATGGCATATATAGCACTAAAATCGGACACAAACATGTGCAATTGATTTTCAGCTCGATCTAGATCTGCATGACTAATACTTTCACTTGACAATATGTAAATACTTTCCACTAGtaacaaaaaatgattataataaacTTGTGGCAGAACACCATGTAAAACAAATGAAGAATAAAATAACAACCAGTTACGCCATTCTGAGGCTTTCCACTGTGCTCTTTCATGTAAAGATCTTGGTGCTCTTGTAATATTACTTGgtggttttatttttagcatcATTTTATTCATAGTGCTAATTTTATTGCCAATATACCATGGCTCATTGGTCTTTTCAAGCCACAAGACGCTCATGTGTCTTGCAACCCCAAGCAAAACACAGTGCATGTAATCAACAACAAATCcgtcaattatattaaaataaggaATCAGTAACAATGGACTCGCACCCTTTACACCATTTCTAATAACTCCATTTTCTACAAGATACCTCACATCATCAACAA
The nucleotide sequence above comes from Hydra vulgaris chromosome 09, alternate assembly HydraT2T_AEP. Encoded proteins:
- the LOC136084769 gene encoding uncharacterized protein LOC136084769 isoform X1; the protein is MYVCNSENKLKQKTEDYAAKSFNKRILSAISSNCYNENEMDSENLDKMPWFSQSQTVTAMLKSPNTARLPTSSSCLKCKLLASTVQKYRDDLPKMFGFMQQSLTSALSQSSSECLDNASSIASPQIASFAANTTMLSRSMDKPSANQQKNQQFIVNSPSPSNAVQNVTGVQQVDEFDLGFGVKVSKKKLSMISSTRSTHLARLLMELIFTQEEMAQSSVTGRVGNPLKVAKPALDPSKVSALLEIRNKSYGQTFDKVNVNLKGPWFSHN
- the LOC136085456 gene encoding uncharacterized protein LOC136085456 gives rise to the protein MMNCVQINRKRYKRYLWDTTCNDVPRTTEWRRKAKAGLTGDGNNILQPSDSSDEEEEGMTDNINDVLHHADSLDEEEIGESDNNDNSGENHNEYHGNLFDNPLYEEKMLPDSAITVGSAIALIMAFVLRHSLTKLALDDLLSLLHIFIPNLLLPKTRYLFNKMFGACQGKLEQHFNCNKCSTCTYLGTTVSDFDVCPVCETDVQNSLNRDFFIVLPLEHQLREMLESSNLFDLIQYRFDRSKYNAENIEDIYDGSSYKSIAELQQTINMSLTWNCDGASAFKSSSKSIWPLQCVINELPFNIRRKHVLLTGLWFGAKPKINTFLKVFVEECSKLANTGFLWFSKSQNKNILGKVYCLVCSCDSAARCVLQNIKQFNGKYGCAWCLNPGIAINNINGGPPKRVFDDQLYPSRTLDGFVDDVRYLVENGVIRNGVKGASPLLLIPYFNIIDGFVVDYMHCVLLGVARHMSVLWLEKTNEPWYIGNKISTMNKMMLKIKPPSNITRAPRSLHERAQWKASEWRNWLLFYSSFVLHGVLPQVYYNHFLLLVESIYILSSESISHADLDRAENQLHMFVSDFSAIYAIDYMTYNIHLLQHISSTVREWGLLWAFLASCLKTAMVFCWTFLSVKVRHIRRVNKAISTSRKAVSTENVKYFGASKYKLLTNAEKHASEIFLPNVVPDQLAFFKRAVVNGQMVHSQQYVRSCSRINYCVVVRDNIFCLVSSFVIVNNECYVFLIKLTTGRCAFLSHHAICRHIMTTTGSNSNTLEAMLANEIQQKFLFLPLNVFSLVTSYMSYALVFWVNSQQTSIVPSIAVSDKRMLTDDKRVGKVKWMDEKKKVPSEGWSSHDGRVLSISGKNT